The following coding sequences are from one Triticum aestivum cultivar Chinese Spring chromosome 5A, IWGSC CS RefSeq v2.1, whole genome shotgun sequence window:
- the LOC123101813 gene encoding pollen allergen Phl p 1-like: protein MYPASTKVNFHVEKGSNPNYLALVIKLLQGDDDMVAVDIKQKGKDKWIEFKESWGAVWRIDIPDKIIGPFTVRYTTEGGTKTVAEDVIPKGWKLDTSYETK, encoded by the coding sequence ATGTACCCGGCGAGCACCAAGGTGAACTTCCACGTGGAGAAGGGCTCCAACCCTAACTACCTGGCGTTGGTGATCAAGCTCCTCCAAGGCGACGACGACATGGTGGCCGTGGACATCAAGCAGAAGGGCAAGGATAAGTGGATCGAGTTCAAGGAGTCGTGGGGAGCTGTGTGGAGGATCGACATCCCCGACAAGATCATCGGACCCTTCACCGTCCGCTACACCACCGAGGGCGGCACCAAGACCGTCGCCGAGGACGTCATCCCCAAGGGCTGGAAGCTCGACACCTCCTATGAGACCAAGTGA